In Gopherus flavomarginatus isolate rGopFla2 chromosome 1, rGopFla2.mat.asm, whole genome shotgun sequence, a single genomic region encodes these proteins:
- the LOC127032732 gene encoding olfactory receptor 52R1-like isoform X1, which translates to MSDSNTTDFTNPSTFILLGIPGLEAAHIWISIPFCTMYVTAILGNFTILFIIKREPSLHGPMYYFLCMLAVTDLVMSTSILPKTLSIFWFNSREIDFSACLTQMYFIHCFSGMESGIFVAMAFDRYMAICDPLRHSTTLTNPVVAKIGLAVVLRSGMLVLPYPFLARSWSYCTTNIIPQSYCEHIAVVKLSCTDIHVSSYYGLFLTFSVIGLDVSFIAVSYTHILWAIFHLPTKDARLKTFGTCGSHICVILAFYIPALFSFLTHRFGHNVPLHFHILMANMYLLVPPMLNPIIYGVRTKGIRDRVVSELC; encoded by the exons atgtcagattccaacacaaccgacttcaccaacccctccaccttcatcctgctgggcattcctggcctggaggcggCCCacatctggatctccatccccttctgcaccatgtatgtcacagccatcttggggaacttcaccatcctgttcattaTTAAGAGAGAGCCAAGTCTCCatgggcccatgtactatttcctctgcatgctggccgtcACCGACCTGGTCATGTCCACATCCATCCTGCCCAAAacactgagcatcttctggttcaattccagggagatcgatttcagtgcctgcctcacccagatgtacttcattcactgcttctcagggatggagtctgggatcttcgtggccatggcttttgatcgttACATGGCCATCTGTGATCCCTTGAGACATTCCACCACCCTGACAAACCCTGTGGTGGCCAAGATCGGCCTGGCTGTGGTGCTGCGCAGTGGCATGCTCGTGCTGCCCTATCCTTTTCTAGCGAGAAGTTGGTCATATTGTACAACTAATATTATCCCACAATCATATTGTGAGCACATAGCCGTGGTGAAGCTGTCCTGCACCGACATCCATGTCAGTAGTTACTACGGGCTCTTTCTGACATTCTCTGTTATTGGATTGGATGTGTCTTTTATTGCTGTGTCCTACACCCATATCCTTTGGGCCATCTTCCAcctccccacaaaggacgccAGGCTAAAGACATTTGGGACCTGTGGCTCCCACATCTGTGTCAtcttagccttttacatcccagCTCTATTCTCCTTCCTCACACACCGGTTTGGCCAcaatgtgcccctgcatttccacATTCTCATGGCCAACATGTACCTCCTGGttccccccatgttaaaccccatcatctacggggTAAGGACCAAAGGGATCCGGGACAGGGT agtctctgagctctgctga
- the LOC127032732 gene encoding olfactory receptor 52R1-like isoform X2 — protein sequence MSDSNTTDFTNPSTFILLGIPGLEAAHIWISIPFCTMYVTAILGNFTILFIIKREPSLHGPMYYFLCMLAVTDLVMSTSILPKTLSIFWFNSREIDFSACLTQMYFIHCFSGMESGIFVAMAFDRYMAICDPLRHSTTLTNPVVAKIGLAVVLRSGMLVLPYPFLARSWSYCTTNIIPQSYCEHIAVVKLSCTDIHVSSYYGLFLTFSVIGLDVSFIAVSYTHILWAIFHLPTKDARLKTFGTCGSHICVILAFYIPALFSFLTHRFGHNVPLHFHILMANMYLLVPPMLNPIIYGVRTKGIRDRVLQLFTHKGT from the coding sequence atgtcagattccaacacaaccgacttcaccaacccctccaccttcatcctgctgggcattcctggcctggaggcggCCCacatctggatctccatccccttctgcaccatgtatgtcacagccatcttggggaacttcaccatcctgttcattaTTAAGAGAGAGCCAAGTCTCCatgggcccatgtactatttcctctgcatgctggccgtcACCGACCTGGTCATGTCCACATCCATCCTGCCCAAAacactgagcatcttctggttcaattccagggagatcgatttcagtgcctgcctcacccagatgtacttcattcactgcttctcagggatggagtctgggatcttcgtggccatggcttttgatcgttACATGGCCATCTGTGATCCCTTGAGACATTCCACCACCCTGACAAACCCTGTGGTGGCCAAGATCGGCCTGGCTGTGGTGCTGCGCAGTGGCATGCTCGTGCTGCCCTATCCTTTTCTAGCGAGAAGTTGGTCATATTGTACAACTAATATTATCCCACAATCATATTGTGAGCACATAGCCGTGGTGAAGCTGTCCTGCACCGACATCCATGTCAGTAGTTACTACGGGCTCTTTCTGACATTCTCTGTTATTGGATTGGATGTGTCTTTTATTGCTGTGTCCTACACCCATATCCTTTGGGCCATCTTCCAcctccccacaaaggacgccAGGCTAAAGACATTTGGGACCTGTGGCTCCCACATCTGTGTCAtcttagccttttacatcccagCTCTATTCTCCTTCCTCACACACCGGTTTGGCCAcaatgtgcccctgcatttccacATTCTCATGGCCAACATGTACCTCCTGGttccccccatgttaaaccccatcatctacggggTAAGGACCAAAGGGATCCGGGACAGGGTGCTCcagctctttactcataaagggACTTGA